A single region of the Ictalurus punctatus breed USDA103 chromosome 17, Coco_2.0, whole genome shotgun sequence genome encodes:
- the arhgap32a gene encoding rho GTPase-activating protein 32 isoform X4, with product MPPKEDTGWWRGKHGFKVGFFPCECVELISEKIPPQVTGALPKPVSNKHGKLITFLRTFMKSRPTKQKLKQRGILRERVFGCDLGEHLLNSGHDVPQVIKSCAEFIEKHGVVDGIYRLSGISSNIQKLRHEFDSEHIPDLTKDTYIQDIHSVGSLCKLYFRELPNPLLTYQLYDKFSEAVSGATDDERLVKIHDVIQQLPPPHYRTLEFLMRHLARMATFSYVTNMHCKNLAIVWAPNLLRSKQIESACFSGTSAFMEVRIQSVVVEFILNHVDVLFSSKLSTLIRESTGHATLSRPKSLLVCSPSTKLLSLEEAQARTQAQLASPVSPESKYIEVGEGPAALHGKFHTIIEFPTERKKAQTKVKKSPVASWRSFFSMAKSSTTTKRKLLRHPSEPNNMKTSQALSGGRGDTGTLRSSKSEESLSSNNLEGGSAMYQARRPRSTSVALSTSFNEELLNNRVHRDSLLSHKERKDTALSTTCVPALISAPHSADADIGKASLDFDPISFQCSTTPIDASMSEERKRGSRRKTGGSSCESETLKKVTPTGPSDAIPTVSEDTNHKHSMSAKFATTVTAKEDRTSSQTAPVGLSHKPEVALEMKTLSVPPTEVVSPQVMPSDSTLGQDCQSKPSLLRTEAESLDETPSEETRPVKQTESGAVTFDCTPGLVRSVSLITSQPAVKSAARMLALALAESAQQATWLSKRGSSEPPTPVSPSRIQDPLSILQWPAKPSPQVQTSSSSRGLCCGTCKTFGKPSSVISTGSYTDAGSLQSTCACHGSESGLSYSDGGEVSAESHETNLPPQDLPVAKSLDTEQNAESHVPMRENVRHVGVGTDGGSPDRSSEIESYKNRMPSPSQTETSLYTVDSQSARASLLNKQAANASNFHVILAEACMPASVHDVLPQPPVSPLTSTYQCSPKDEMLRPSGQTYWSGPFGQTSSFQPDYMQYQAKIFSKDHYNTLAPRSLHQSIKYKSQQRNEHSPSFLYRQCGPRYPPMDGASVYPTIRRVRSMHAPPEDTFFFPQPSYQTSTYRRQVFSDIHQVRPYFEDGKVQYRYKPYSGAKYNNLDQYRVSSHGYGHSYTLLSQPANPGRVKSKAENYHNPLINMPYSREASFIKQSTGHFPRTRNVGLYEGFDAGLSDRHFSPSIRQVNMEKKRLQVVVPQPHLQKESQWGQETMHSRSKSDSAKDLLISTEGADGKYRVTMVSHYSPEHPISEPNVPLPTQTEKHRSGHSAKPALTLKQSRSMQNYTQHTLEVLPQSRKLTLHKEYSCPDFKHRDSSEHSSGRLHSQDKLIRIHGSHAKEDFQYAWVKGRDLQRSARSQSMKSNQQPRQAKMTLEHDQRFSYPVQTRPRTRSMFAPSRTDYVDGYVSLQPKGHGEPGACPREHGTQGGVHPGQCANPSQGTFTYPFTHPFIQYGHANQSTMHVFGLGKERKEEKGRSTWRLPLQHGENMQTPHTQGRGGN from the exons ATGCCTCCAAAGGAAGACACTGGATGGTGGAGAGGAAAACATGGCTTTAAG GTGGGATTTTTCCCTTGTGAATGTGTGGAACTGATCAGTGAGAAAATTCCTCCACAAGTGACCGGTGCACTGCCAAAACCAG TGTCTAATAAGCATGGGAAGCTGATCACATTCCTGCGTACTTTCATGAAGTCGAGGCCTACGAAACAGAAGCTGAAGCAGAGAGGCATTCTGAGGGAGAGGGTGTTTGGGTGTGACCTGGGAGAGCACCTCCTCAATTCAGGTCATGATG TCCCTCAAGTCATCAAGAGCTGCGCTGAGTTTATTGAAAAGCATGGGGTTGTAGACGGCATTTACCGCTTGTCTGGGATTTCCTCTAACATTCAGAAACTACG GCATGAGTTTGACTCGGAACACATTCCAGACCTCACTAAGGACACATATATCCAGGACATCCATTCAGTAGGGTCCCTTTGCAAGCTCTATTTCCGCGAGCTTCCGAACCCCCTGCTCACCTACCAGCTCTATGACAAATTCTCA GAAGCAGTATCGGGAGCCACAGACGATGAAAGGCTGGTCAAAATCCATGATGTCATTCAGCAGTTGCCTCCTCCACACTACAG aacACTCGAGTTCCTTATGAGGCACTTGGCTAGAATGGCGACCTTTAGTTACGTCACCAACATGCACTGCAAGAACTTGGCAATTGTCTGGGCTCCCAATCTCCTCAG GTCAAAACAAATAGAGTCAGCCTGCTTCAGTGGCACATCTGCCTTCATGGAGGTGCGCATTCAGTCAGTGGTAGTGGAGTTCATCCTCAATCACGTTGATGTCCTCTTCAGCTCCAAACTCAGCACTCTGATCCGTGAAAGCACAG GCCATGCCACTTTGTCCCGGCCCAAGTCTCTGCTCGTGTGCTCCCCATCCACTAAGTTGCTGTCTCTAGAAGAGGCACAAGCCCGGACTCAGGCCCAACTCGCCTCTCCTGTCTCCCCTGAAAGCAAGTACATTGAAGTGGGAGAAGGTCCTGCTGCCCTGCACGGAAAATTCCACACCATCATCGAGTTTCCCACGGAAAG AAAGAAAGCCCAGACAAAGGTAAAGAAATCACCTGTGGCAAGCTGGCGTTCATTCTTCAGTATGGCAAAGTCATCTACCACGACCAAGCGCAAGCTGCTCCGTCATCCCAGTGAGCCAAATAACATGAAGACCTCACAGGCCCTGTCAG gtgGTAGAGGAGATACTGGAACACTACGATCATCTAAAAGTGAAGAATCGTTGTCATCAAATAATCTTGAGG GTGGATCAGCGATGTATCAGGCACGCAGGCCTCGCTCTACTAGTGTTGCCTTGTCCACTTCTTTCAACGAAGAGCTGCTAAACAATCGAGTTCACAGGGACTCTCTGTTAAGCCATAAAGAAAGGAAAGACACAGCATTGTCCACCACTTGTGTGCCTGCTCTCATATCGGCCCCACACTCTGCTGATGCAGATATTGGCAAGGCTTCTCTAGACTTTGACCCAATTTCGTTTCAGTGCAGTACAACACCAATTGATGCTTCCATGtctgaggaaagaaaaagaggcaGCAGACGGAAGACTGGAGGCAGTTCCTGTGAATCAGAAACCTTGAAAAAAGTCACCCCTACAGGACCATCTGATGCAATTCCAACAGTTTCAGAGGACACAAATCATAAGCACTCAATGTCAGCGAAATTTGCAACAACTGTTACAGCTAAAGAAGACCGGACATCCTCTCAGACTGCTCCTGTGGGTCTCTCCCACAAACCTGAGGTTGCATTAGAGATGAAAACTCTGTCTGTGCCTCCCACTGAAGTGGTATCACCCCAGGTCATGCCCAGTGACTCAACACTGGGACAAGATTGTCAAAGCAAACCTTCTTTACTCCGGACAGAGGCTGAAAGCCTTGATGAAACTCCCAGTGAAGAAACAAGACCAGTGAAGCAAACAGAATCAG GTGCTGTGACCTTTGACTGCACTCCTGGGCTGGTAAGATCAGTGTCTCTCATAACTTCCCAGCCTGCTGTAAAGAGTGCTGCACGTATGTTGGCTCTGGCCTTGGCCGAATCGGCGCAACAGGCCACCTGGCTGAGCAAACGAGGGAGCTCAGAACCACCAACTCCTGTTTCTCCAAGTCGCATCCAGGACCCACTTTCCATACTGCAGTGGCCTGCAAAACCTTCTCCACAAGTCCAAACATCATCCTCCAGTAGAGGACTTTGCTGTGGCACTTGCAAAACGTTTGGAAAACCTTCAAGCGTTATCTCTACAGGGAGTTACACTGATGCCGGCAGCCTGCAGAGCACCTGTGCATGTCATGGCAGCGAGAGCGGACTTAGCTACTCTGATGGAGGTGAAGTTTCTGCTGAAAGTCATGAAACAAATTTGCCCCCCCAGGACTTGCCTGTTGCTAAAAGTTTAGATACTGAGCAGAATGCTGAAAGCCATGTGCCCATGAGAGAAAATGTCCGCCATGTTGGAGTTGGTACAGATGGTGGTAGCCCAGACCGAAGCTCTGAGATAGAGTCATATAAGAACCGGATGCCCTCTCCCTCACAGACGGAGACATCACTCTATACCGTTGACAGTCAGTCAGCCAGGGCTTCTCTTCTCAATAAGCAAGCTGCCAATGCTTCCAACTTCCATGTGATATTAGCTGAAGCTTGTATGCCAGCCTCAGTGCATGATGTTCTTCCACAACCTCCAGTTTCTCCTCTGACTTCCACTTACCAGTGCAGCCCCAAAGATGAGATGTTAAGGCCATCAGGTCAAACTTACTGGTCTGGTCCATTTGGACAGACCAGTTCTTTTCAGCCTGATTACATGCAGTACCAAGCTAAGATCTTCTCCAAGGATCACTACAACACCCTGGCACCAAGGTCCCTCCACCAGTCCATTAAATACAagagtcaacaaaggaatgaaCACTCTCCAAGCTTCCTTTACAGACAGTGTGGTCCAAGATATCCACCAATGGATGGTGCGTCTGTGTATCCCACTATTCGTAGGGTGCGCTCCATGCATGCACCACCAGAGGACACGTTTTTCTTCCCGCAGCCATCTTACCAGACCAGTACTTATCGCAGACAAGTATTCTCAGATATCCACCAAGTGAGGCCTTATTTTGAGGATGGTAAAGTTCAATATAGGTACAAGCCCTATTCAGGAGCGAAGTATAACAACCTGGATCAGTATCGAGTAAGCAGTCATGGATATGGCCACTCCTACACCCTCCTCAGTCAGCCTGCCAATCCTGGTAGAGTGAAGAGCAAAGCTGAGAACTATCACAACCCCCTCATCAACATGCCCTATAGCAGAGAAGCTAGTTTTATAAAACAAAGCACTGGCCATTTTCCAAGAACAAGAAATGTTGGTCTGTATGAGGGTTTTGATGCTGGATTATCAGATCGACATTTCAGTCCATCTATTAGACAAGTAAATATGGAGAAGAAGAGACTGCAAGTTGTTGTTCCCCAGCCCCATCTTCAGAAAGAGAGCCAGTGGGGCCAAGAAACAATGCACAGTAGGAGTAAATCTGATTCAGCCAAAGATTTGCTTATTTCTACTGAGGGGGCTGATGGGAAATACAGGGTTACCATGGTGTCTCATTACTCCCCTGAACACCCAATCTCTGAACCTAACGTACCCCTTCCCACTCAGACAGAGAAACATAGGAGTGGGCACAGTGCCAAACCTGCCCTGACGCTAAAGCAAAGTCGGTCTATGCAGAACTACACTCAGCACACGCTAGAGGTCTTGCCACAATCGCGTAAGCTAACTCTGCATAAAGAATACAGCTGCCCTGATTTTAAACACCGCGATTCTTCTGAGCACAGCAGTGGCCGACTTCATAGCCAGGATAAGCTGATTAGGATCCACGGCAGCCATGCTAAAGAGGACTTTCAATACGCTTGGGTTAAGGGACGCGATTTGCAAAGATCAGCGAGGTCACAGAGCATGAAAAGTAATCAACAACCCAGACAAGCCAAAATGACACTGGAGCATGATCAAAGATTTTCATATCCTGTCCAGACCAGGCCGAGGACTCGTAGCATGTTTGCGCCGTCTCGTACTGATTACGTGGATGGTTATGTGTCTTTGCAGCCCAAG ggtcatggggaacctggagcctgtcccagggagcatgggacacaaggcggggtacaccctggacagtgtgccaatccatcgcagggcacattcacatacccattcacacacccattcatacaatatggacatgccaatcagtctaccatgcatgtctttggactggggaaggaaaggaaggaggaGAAGGGAAGGAGTACCTGGAGGttacccctgcagcacggggagaacatgcaaactccccaCACACAGGGTCGAGGTGgaaattga
- the arhgap32a gene encoding rho GTPase-activating protein 32 isoform X3 has translation MELPRFENLKVKSEPLSQMLTAYLSRLSTIADNKINCGPALTWMEIDNKGNRLLVHDESSINVPAVAAAHVIKRYNAQAADELSFEVGDIVSVIDMPPKEDTGWWRGKHGFKVGFFPCECVELISEKIPPQVTGALPKPVSNKHGKLITFLRTFMKSRPTKQKLKQRGILRERVFGCDLGEHLLNSGHDVPQVIKSCAEFIEKHGVVDGIYRLSGISSNIQKLRHEFDSEHIPDLTKDTYIQDIHSVGSLCKLYFRELPNPLLTYQLYDKFSEAVSGATDDERLVKIHDVIQQLPPPHYRTLEFLMRHLARMATFSYVTNMHCKNLAIVWAPNLLRSKQIESACFSGTSAFMEVRIQSVVVEFILNHVDVLFSSKLSTLIRESTGHATLSRPKSLLVCSPSTKLLSLEEAQARTQAQLASPVSPESKYIEVGEGPAALHGKFHTIIEFPTERKKAQTKVKKSPVASWRSFFSMAKSSTTTKRKLLRHPSEPNNMKTSQALSGGRGDTGTLRSSKSEESLSSNNLEGGSAMYQARRPRSTSVALSTSFNEELLNNRVHRDSLLSHKERKDTALSTTCVPALISAPHSADADIGKASLDFDPISFQCSTTPIDASMSEERKRGSRRKTGGSSCESETLKKVTPTGPSDAIPTVSEDTNHKHSMSAKFATTVTAKEDRTSSQTAPVGLSHKPEVALEMKTLSVPPTEVVSPQVMPSDSTLGQDCQSKPSLLRTEAESLDETPSEETRPVKQTESGAVTFDCTPGLVRSVSLITSQPAVKSAARMLALALAESAQQATWLSKRGSSEPPTPVSPSRIQDPLSILQWPAKPSPQVQTSSSSRGLCCGTCKTFGKPSSVISTGSYTDAGSLQSTCACHGSESGLSYSDGGEVSAESHETNLPPQDLPVAKSLDTEQNAESHVPMRENVRHVGVGTDGGSPDRSSEIESYKNRMPSPSQTETSLYTVDSQSARASLLNKQAANASNFHVILAEACMPASVHDVLPQPPVSPLTSTYQCSPKDEMLRPSGQTYWSGPFGQTSSFQPDYMQYQAKIFSKDHYNTLAPRSLHQSIKYKSQQRNEHSPSFLYRQCGPRYPPMDGASVYPTIRRVRSMHAPPEDTFFFPQPSYQTSTYRRQVFSDIHQVRPYFEDGKVQYRYKPYSGAKYNNLDQYRVSSHGYGHSYTLLSQPANPGRVKSKAENYHNPLINMPYSREASFIKQSTGHFPRTRNVGLYEGFDAGLSDRHFSPSIRQVNMEKKRLQVVVPQPHLQKESQWGQETMHSRSKSDSAKDLLISTEGADGKYRVTMVSHYSPEHPISEPNVPLPTQTEKHRSGHSAKPALTLKQSRSMQNYTQHTLEVLPQSRKLTLHKEYSCPDFKHRDSSEHSSGRLHSQDKLIRIHGSHAKEDFQYAWVKGRDLQRSARSQSMKSNQQPRQAKMTLEHDQRFSYPVQTRPRTRSMFAPSRTDYVDGYVSLQPKGHGEPGACPREHGTQGGVHPGQCANPSQGTFTYPFTHPFIQYGHANQSTMHVFGLGKERKEEKGRSTWRLPLQHGENMQTPHTQGRGGN, from the exons ATGGAGCTTCCTCGATTTGAAAATCTGAAGGTCAAATCAGAG CCTCTTTCCCAGATGCTTACTGCCTATCTTTCCCGTCTCTCAACCATCGCTGACAACAAGATAAACTGTGGGCCTGCCTTGACATGGATGGAG ATTGATAATAAAGGAAACCGCCTGCTGGTCCATGATGAGTCCTCCATTAATGTTCCAGCTGTCGCTGCTGCTCACGTCATAAAGCGCTATAATGCCCAGGCTGCCGATGAACTCTCTTTCGAG GTTGGAGACATAGTTTCAGTCATAGACATGCCTCCAAAGGAAGACACTGGATGGTGGAGAGGAAAACATGGCTTTAAG GTGGGATTTTTCCCTTGTGAATGTGTGGAACTGATCAGTGAGAAAATTCCTCCACAAGTGACCGGTGCACTGCCAAAACCAG TGTCTAATAAGCATGGGAAGCTGATCACATTCCTGCGTACTTTCATGAAGTCGAGGCCTACGAAACAGAAGCTGAAGCAGAGAGGCATTCTGAGGGAGAGGGTGTTTGGGTGTGACCTGGGAGAGCACCTCCTCAATTCAGGTCATGATG TCCCTCAAGTCATCAAGAGCTGCGCTGAGTTTATTGAAAAGCATGGGGTTGTAGACGGCATTTACCGCTTGTCTGGGATTTCCTCTAACATTCAGAAACTACG GCATGAGTTTGACTCGGAACACATTCCAGACCTCACTAAGGACACATATATCCAGGACATCCATTCAGTAGGGTCCCTTTGCAAGCTCTATTTCCGCGAGCTTCCGAACCCCCTGCTCACCTACCAGCTCTATGACAAATTCTCA GAAGCAGTATCGGGAGCCACAGACGATGAAAGGCTGGTCAAAATCCATGATGTCATTCAGCAGTTGCCTCCTCCACACTACAG aacACTCGAGTTCCTTATGAGGCACTTGGCTAGAATGGCGACCTTTAGTTACGTCACCAACATGCACTGCAAGAACTTGGCAATTGTCTGGGCTCCCAATCTCCTCAG GTCAAAACAAATAGAGTCAGCCTGCTTCAGTGGCACATCTGCCTTCATGGAGGTGCGCATTCAGTCAGTGGTAGTGGAGTTCATCCTCAATCACGTTGATGTCCTCTTCAGCTCCAAACTCAGCACTCTGATCCGTGAAAGCACAG GCCATGCCACTTTGTCCCGGCCCAAGTCTCTGCTCGTGTGCTCCCCATCCACTAAGTTGCTGTCTCTAGAAGAGGCACAAGCCCGGACTCAGGCCCAACTCGCCTCTCCTGTCTCCCCTGAAAGCAAGTACATTGAAGTGGGAGAAGGTCCTGCTGCCCTGCACGGAAAATTCCACACCATCATCGAGTTTCCCACGGAAAG AAAGAAAGCCCAGACAAAGGTAAAGAAATCACCTGTGGCAAGCTGGCGTTCATTCTTCAGTATGGCAAAGTCATCTACCACGACCAAGCGCAAGCTGCTCCGTCATCCCAGTGAGCCAAATAACATGAAGACCTCACAGGCCCTGTCAG gtgGTAGAGGAGATACTGGAACACTACGATCATCTAAAAGTGAAGAATCGTTGTCATCAAATAATCTTGAGG GTGGATCAGCGATGTATCAGGCACGCAGGCCTCGCTCTACTAGTGTTGCCTTGTCCACTTCTTTCAACGAAGAGCTGCTAAACAATCGAGTTCACAGGGACTCTCTGTTAAGCCATAAAGAAAGGAAAGACACAGCATTGTCCACCACTTGTGTGCCTGCTCTCATATCGGCCCCACACTCTGCTGATGCAGATATTGGCAAGGCTTCTCTAGACTTTGACCCAATTTCGTTTCAGTGCAGTACAACACCAATTGATGCTTCCATGtctgaggaaagaaaaagaggcaGCAGACGGAAGACTGGAGGCAGTTCCTGTGAATCAGAAACCTTGAAAAAAGTCACCCCTACAGGACCATCTGATGCAATTCCAACAGTTTCAGAGGACACAAATCATAAGCACTCAATGTCAGCGAAATTTGCAACAACTGTTACAGCTAAAGAAGACCGGACATCCTCTCAGACTGCTCCTGTGGGTCTCTCCCACAAACCTGAGGTTGCATTAGAGATGAAAACTCTGTCTGTGCCTCCCACTGAAGTGGTATCACCCCAGGTCATGCCCAGTGACTCAACACTGGGACAAGATTGTCAAAGCAAACCTTCTTTACTCCGGACAGAGGCTGAAAGCCTTGATGAAACTCCCAGTGAAGAAACAAGACCAGTGAAGCAAACAGAATCAG GTGCTGTGACCTTTGACTGCACTCCTGGGCTGGTAAGATCAGTGTCTCTCATAACTTCCCAGCCTGCTGTAAAGAGTGCTGCACGTATGTTGGCTCTGGCCTTGGCCGAATCGGCGCAACAGGCCACCTGGCTGAGCAAACGAGGGAGCTCAGAACCACCAACTCCTGTTTCTCCAAGTCGCATCCAGGACCCACTTTCCATACTGCAGTGGCCTGCAAAACCTTCTCCACAAGTCCAAACATCATCCTCCAGTAGAGGACTTTGCTGTGGCACTTGCAAAACGTTTGGAAAACCTTCAAGCGTTATCTCTACAGGGAGTTACACTGATGCCGGCAGCCTGCAGAGCACCTGTGCATGTCATGGCAGCGAGAGCGGACTTAGCTACTCTGATGGAGGTGAAGTTTCTGCTGAAAGTCATGAAACAAATTTGCCCCCCCAGGACTTGCCTGTTGCTAAAAGTTTAGATACTGAGCAGAATGCTGAAAGCCATGTGCCCATGAGAGAAAATGTCCGCCATGTTGGAGTTGGTACAGATGGTGGTAGCCCAGACCGAAGCTCTGAGATAGAGTCATATAAGAACCGGATGCCCTCTCCCTCACAGACGGAGACATCACTCTATACCGTTGACAGTCAGTCAGCCAGGGCTTCTCTTCTCAATAAGCAAGCTGCCAATGCTTCCAACTTCCATGTGATATTAGCTGAAGCTTGTATGCCAGCCTCAGTGCATGATGTTCTTCCACAACCTCCAGTTTCTCCTCTGACTTCCACTTACCAGTGCAGCCCCAAAGATGAGATGTTAAGGCCATCAGGTCAAACTTACTGGTCTGGTCCATTTGGACAGACCAGTTCTTTTCAGCCTGATTACATGCAGTACCAAGCTAAGATCTTCTCCAAGGATCACTACAACACCCTGGCACCAAGGTCCCTCCACCAGTCCATTAAATACAagagtcaacaaaggaatgaaCACTCTCCAAGCTTCCTTTACAGACAGTGTGGTCCAAGATATCCACCAATGGATGGTGCGTCTGTGTATCCCACTATTCGTAGGGTGCGCTCCATGCATGCACCACCAGAGGACACGTTTTTCTTCCCGCAGCCATCTTACCAGACCAGTACTTATCGCAGACAAGTATTCTCAGATATCCACCAAGTGAGGCCTTATTTTGAGGATGGTAAAGTTCAATATAGGTACAAGCCCTATTCAGGAGCGAAGTATAACAACCTGGATCAGTATCGAGTAAGCAGTCATGGATATGGCCACTCCTACACCCTCCTCAGTCAGCCTGCCAATCCTGGTAGAGTGAAGAGCAAAGCTGAGAACTATCACAACCCCCTCATCAACATGCCCTATAGCAGAGAAGCTAGTTTTATAAAACAAAGCACTGGCCATTTTCCAAGAACAAGAAATGTTGGTCTGTATGAGGGTTTTGATGCTGGATTATCAGATCGACATTTCAGTCCATCTATTAGACAAGTAAATATGGAGAAGAAGAGACTGCAAGTTGTTGTTCCCCAGCCCCATCTTCAGAAAGAGAGCCAGTGGGGCCAAGAAACAATGCACAGTAGGAGTAAATCTGATTCAGCCAAAGATTTGCTTATTTCTACTGAGGGGGCTGATGGGAAATACAGGGTTACCATGGTGTCTCATTACTCCCCTGAACACCCAATCTCTGAACCTAACGTACCCCTTCCCACTCAGACAGAGAAACATAGGAGTGGGCACAGTGCCAAACCTGCCCTGACGCTAAAGCAAAGTCGGTCTATGCAGAACTACACTCAGCACACGCTAGAGGTCTTGCCACAATCGCGTAAGCTAACTCTGCATAAAGAATACAGCTGCCCTGATTTTAAACACCGCGATTCTTCTGAGCACAGCAGTGGCCGACTTCATAGCCAGGATAAGCTGATTAGGATCCACGGCAGCCATGCTAAAGAGGACTTTCAATACGCTTGGGTTAAGGGACGCGATTTGCAAAGATCAGCGAGGTCACAGAGCATGAAAAGTAATCAACAACCCAGACAAGCCAAAATGACACTGGAGCATGATCAAAGATTTTCATATCCTGTCCAGACCAGGCCGAGGACTCGTAGCATGTTTGCGCCGTCTCGTACTGATTACGTGGATGGTTATGTGTCTTTGCAGCCCAAG ggtcatggggaacctggagcctgtcccagggagcatgggacacaaggcggggtacaccctggacagtgtgccaatccatcgcagggcacattcacatacccattcacacacccattcatacaatatggacatgccaatcagtctaccatgcatgtctttggactggggaaggaaaggaaggaggaGAAGGGAAGGAGTACCTGGAGGttacccctgcagcacggggagaacatgcaaactccccaCACACAGGGTCGAGGTGgaaattga